One Acidobacteriota bacterium DNA window includes the following coding sequences:
- a CDS encoding NFACT family protein, which translates to MDAITLSFLLTELRERVVGWHISRFEPLDNGFSLSLRGEGEEAVFIFDLSPKMPGIFLAEREPEKSERSSPFLLLLKKYLPGSRINEIRQVELDRVVIFSFTAHSPMKMEYQLILELIPKKPNAVLTDASFTIIGTAKNINNEKRSLLPGGKYNPPEIGEKENPFAINEERFKELEEQFQEEDGVKFLVSHFLGISPLFAKEIVKIAEERKIPLSASFFSFVERLKKEKPSPTIYYPEMAKLPIEHQLLDSETAMTPFPFQSLKGLIAEYFPDFITASAAFYQKQKEIEAFLKGRREIKKALERNRERLSSLIKNLKEDLSRSERAEEYRRYGELIIANLNRLKGRKGEERIKVIDYYHPEQKEIEIPIEPTLSPRENAERYFKLASKAEKGRKVIEKRLAEAEKRLSKIEGLIQSLEEIDSPEELSELEGELIKLGLMQKEGRRTKEKEERKPYRRFISSEGWEILVGRSAKDNDILTFKVARPEDFWLHASEAKGSHVVVRNPEKREELPANTLREAAEIAAYYSKRRNSIWAFVHYTKRKYLKKPKGFPPGKVLLLRYKALTVKPGIPEKIKEALSSTSI; encoded by the coding sequence AAGAAGCGGTCTTTATCTTCGATCTCTCCCCCAAAATGCCCGGTATCTTCCTCGCTGAAAGGGAGCCGGAGAAAAGCGAGAGAAGCTCCCCCTTTCTTCTTCTGCTGAAAAAATATCTTCCGGGATCGAGAATAAACGAAATAAGGCAGGTGGAGCTCGATCGGGTAGTGATATTTTCCTTCACTGCTCACTCACCGATGAAGATGGAATACCAACTGATCTTAGAGCTTATACCCAAAAAACCAAATGCAGTTCTAACCGACGCCTCTTTCACCATAATAGGAACAGCGAAGAACATCAATAACGAGAAAAGAAGCCTACTTCCGGGCGGAAAGTATAACCCCCCGGAGATAGGTGAAAAGGAAAATCCCTTCGCCATCAACGAGGAGAGGTTCAAGGAATTAGAAGAGCAATTCCAAGAAGAGGATGGGGTTAAATTCCTCGTCTCACACTTTCTCGGGATCTCCCCCCTATTCGCCAAGGAGATTGTAAAAATCGCCGAGGAGAGGAAAATCCCTCTTTCCGCCTCCTTCTTCTCCTTTGTCGAGCGATTGAAAAAGGAGAAACCCTCTCCCACCATCTACTATCCCGAAATGGCGAAGCTCCCTATAGAGCATCAACTCCTCGACTCCGAGACAGCGATGACCCCATTCCCCTTCCAATCCTTAAAAGGGCTCATCGCGGAGTATTTCCCCGACTTCATCACCGCCTCAGCCGCCTTCTATCAGAAACAGAAAGAGATAGAGGCTTTCCTAAAGGGGCGAAGGGAAATCAAAAAAGCCCTTGAAAGAAACCGGGAGAGGCTCTCTTCACTCATCAAAAACCTTAAAGAGGATCTAAGCCGGTCGGAAAGAGCGGAGGAATACCGGCGTTATGGGGAGCTCATCATCGCCAATCTGAACCGGCTTAAGGGAAGAAAAGGAGAAGAAAGGATCAAGGTAATAGACTACTACCATCCAGAACAAAAGGAAATAGAGATACCGATAGAGCCCACCCTCTCTCCGAGAGAGAACGCCGAACGATACTTCAAGCTGGCGAGCAAGGCGGAAAAAGGGAGAAAAGTGATCGAAAAAAGGCTCGCCGAGGCGGAAAAGAGGTTATCGAAAATAGAAGGCTTGATCCAGTCCCTTGAAGAGATCGACTCTCCAGAGGAACTCTCCGAGCTTGAGGGAGAACTTATAAAACTTGGCTTAATGCAGAAAGAGGGGAGAAGAACCAAGGAGAAAGAGGAACGAAAGCCCTACCGGCGGTTTATCTCCTCAGAGGGGTGGGAGATCCTGGTGGGAAGAAGCGCAAAGGACAACGATATCCTTACCTTCAAGGTAGCCCGCCCCGAAGATTTCTGGCTCCACGCATCGGAGGCGAAGGGAAGTCATGTGGTGGTGCGAAACCCCGAAAAAAGGGAGGAGCTACCAGCAAATACCCTGAGAGAAGCGGCGGAGATCGCCGCCTATTACAGCAAAAGAAGGAACTCAATCTGGGCATTCGTCCATTATACGAAGAGGAAATATTTGAAGAAGCCAAAGGGGTTTCCCCCGGGAAAGGTCCTCCTCCTCCGGTATAAGGCGCTTACGGTAAAACCGGGTATTCCCGAAAAAATAAAGGAGGCACTTTCCTCGACTTCGATATAA